The following proteins are encoded in a genomic region of Candidatus Methylospira mobilis:
- the edd gene encoding phosphogluconate dehydratase — MSLHPTLIAITERIRNRSRSRREAYLTQMQRARENGIQRTHIACTNVAHAYAAMPTHDKLVLKAAATPNIGIISAYNDMLSAHQPYEHYPEIIKAEARALGATAQVAGGVPAMCDGVTQGQTGMELSIFSRDVIALSTAIGLAHHVFDANLYLGACDKVIPGLVMGALRFGHLPAIFLSAGPMTTGISNADKARVRQLFAEGKTDRDALLESEMASYHGPGTCTFYGTSNSNQMLMEIMGLQLPGSSFVNPGTSLRDALTREAARQAVRLAQDKTAPAICDIVDERTIVNGIVGLLATGGSTNHTIHLVAIARAAGMEINWDDFNDLSAVVPLLARVYPNGKADINHFHAAGGMGFLIRELLDAGLLHEDVNTVLNGSLRRWAEEPWLDNGNLAWRPASEKSHDTTVLAPADAPFSADGGLRLVTGNLGRGIVKVSAVAAENLVVRAPAIVFDHQEELIAAFKRGELERDFIAVIRFQGPQANGMPELHQLTPSMAVLQERGFKVAIVTDGRMSGASGKVPAAIHISPECVMGGPLDKVRNGDIILLDAVHGKLEAEVPAAEWEQRVTETTDLSGNQFGMGRELFSGFRKLADTAERGCFTFHFDD; from the coding sequence ATGTCTCTCCACCCTACCCTGATCGCCATAACCGAAAGAATTCGTAACCGCAGCCGGTCCCGCCGCGAGGCCTATCTGACTCAGATGCAGCGCGCGCGTGAAAACGGCATCCAGCGCACCCATATCGCCTGTACCAACGTGGCGCACGCCTACGCCGCGATGCCGACTCACGATAAACTGGTCTTGAAAGCCGCCGCCACGCCCAACATCGGCATCATATCGGCGTATAACGACATGCTGTCGGCGCACCAGCCGTACGAGCACTACCCGGAAATCATCAAGGCCGAAGCGCGCGCGCTCGGCGCAACAGCCCAGGTTGCAGGCGGAGTGCCGGCCATGTGCGACGGCGTCACCCAGGGCCAGACTGGCATGGAGCTTTCGATATTTTCGAGAGACGTCATTGCGCTGTCTACGGCAATCGGTCTGGCGCATCACGTATTCGATGCAAACCTTTATCTGGGCGCATGCGACAAGGTGATTCCGGGTCTGGTCATGGGCGCGTTGCGTTTCGGCCATCTGCCCGCTATCTTTCTGTCGGCAGGACCGATGACGACCGGCATCTCCAATGCGGACAAGGCGCGCGTGCGCCAGCTTTTCGCCGAAGGCAAAACCGACCGCGACGCGCTGCTGGAATCGGAAATGGCCTCCTATCACGGACCCGGCACCTGCACTTTTTACGGCACATCCAACAGCAACCAGATGCTGATGGAAATCATGGGCCTGCAACTCCCCGGCTCTTCGTTCGTCAACCCCGGCACGTCGTTAAGAGACGCGCTGACGCGCGAAGCGGCGCGTCAGGCGGTGCGTCTGGCGCAGGACAAAACCGCTCCGGCCATCTGCGATATCGTCGACGAACGCACCATCGTCAACGGCATCGTCGGCCTGCTGGCTACCGGCGGCTCGACCAACCACACCATCCATCTGGTCGCCATCGCGCGCGCAGCGGGCATGGAAATCAACTGGGACGATTTCAACGACCTTTCCGCGGTAGTGCCGCTGCTGGCGCGCGTCTATCCGAACGGCAAGGCCGACATCAATCATTTCCATGCCGCCGGCGGCATGGGCTTCCTGATCCGCGAACTGCTCGACGCGGGGTTGCTGCACGAAGACGTCAACACAGTACTCAACGGCTCGCTACGCCGCTGGGCTGAAGAGCCGTGGCTGGACAACGGTAATCTGGCCTGGCGGCCTGCAAGCGAAAAAAGCCACGACACAACGGTACTGGCTCCAGCAGACGCTCCCTTCAGCGCCGACGGCGGTCTGCGTCTGGTAACCGGTAATCTGGGGCGCGGCATCGTCAAGGTATCCGCCGTCGCTGCGGAAAATCTGGTCGTGCGCGCACCTGCCATCGTCTTCGATCATCAGGAAGAACTGATTGCGGCCTTCAAACGCGGCGAACTGGAGCGCGACTTTATCGCCGTGATCCGCTTCCAGGGACCACAAGCCAACGGCATGCCCGAGCTGCACCAATTGACGCCGTCCATGGCGGTACTGCAGGAGCGCGGCTTCAAGGTCGCCATCGTCACCGATGGGCGCATGTCCGGCGCTTCCGGCAAGGTCCCGGCGGCTATTCATATCAGCCCGGAATGCGTCATGGGCGGGCCTCTGGATAAAGTGCGCAACGGCGATATCATTCTGCTGGACGCCGTACACGGCAAACTTGAAGCAGAAGTTCCGGCGGCAGAATGGGAACAGCGCGTAACCGAAACCACCGACTTGTCCGGCAACCAGTTCGGCATGGGGCGGGAGCTGTTCAGCGGTTTCCGCAAGCTGGCCGATACCGCCGAACGCGGATGCTTCACCTTCCACTTTGACGACTAG
- the pgl gene encoding 6-phosphogluconolactonase, whose protein sequence is MTVMQWFDGNDKLAPALAAAVTADLRAVLEKAPRAALAVSGGNSPVPVFEVLREADLDWPRIVVTLVDERWVPESDPGSNAALVKAHLLQGRAAAADFLPLYTGAATAQAAEDGLAEAFNGIPQPFAALILGMGEDGHTASLFPASPKLQAGLALDGTVATTPPYLAQIGAVEPVERISLTLPWILNSLRVYLQFGGASKVEVYNKAMQGRNPQYPVSYVLSQTQTPVSVFAARS, encoded by the coding sequence ATGACTGTCATGCAATGGTTCGATGGCAACGACAAGCTGGCGCCAGCGCTGGCTGCGGCCGTCACCGCCGATTTGCGTGCGGTTCTGGAGAAGGCGCCGCGCGCCGCTTTGGCGGTTTCGGGCGGAAATTCGCCGGTGCCTGTGTTCGAAGTGTTGCGTGAAGCCGATCTGGATTGGCCGCGTATCGTGGTTACTCTGGTCGACGAGCGCTGGGTGCCGGAAAGCGATCCCGGCAGCAACGCCGCTTTGGTAAAGGCGCATTTGCTGCAAGGGCGCGCCGCTGCAGCAGACTTCCTGCCCTTATATACCGGCGCGGCGACGGCGCAGGCAGCCGAAGACGGGCTTGCGGAGGCGTTCAACGGCATTCCTCAACCGTTTGCAGCCTTGATACTGGGTATGGGGGAGGATGGACATACCGCTTCTCTTTTTCCTGCCAGCCCAAAATTGCAGGCTGGTCTGGCTTTGGATGGCACGGTAGCGACGACTCCGCCATATCTGGCTCAGATCGGCGCCGTCGAGCCGGTAGAACGCATCAGTCTTACCTTACCCTGGATATTGAACTCGCTGCGGGTGTATCTGCAATTTGGCGGCGCATCCAAGGTAGAGGTGTACAATAAAGCCATGCAGGGCCGGAACCCTCAGTATCCGGTCAGCTATGTATTATCGCAAACGCAAACGCCGGTCAGCGTATTTGCGGCGCGAAGTTAG
- a CDS encoding anhydro-N-acetylmuramic acid kinase, with protein sequence MSAQGEYYIGLMSGTSLDGIDAALVDFATHPPRLISSRYEPYSDELRDELTSTCFTEHISVRQIGELDARLGLLFGACANRLREDSGVAAAEINGIGSHGQTIYHAPDLTHAFSWQIGDPNRIAEATGITVVADFRRRDMAAGGQGAPLVPAFHQAVFQHESEYRAILNIGGIANLTLLPPANGRTPVLGFDSGPGNTLMDRWIRLHQGLRLDEQGNWARSGQCRPDLLTHMLDDDYFKRPSPKSTGQEYFSMDWLFRHLQGLTLPAEDVQATLCQLTVRTILDAADKTAPGLKALLVCGGGGRNRRLMELLQEQADYPVLSTEAFGMSPDWVEAMAFAWMAHRTLNRRHNNIPEVTGARSRVIMGGIYPAA encoded by the coding sequence GTGAGCGCCCAGGGAGAGTATTACATCGGTCTGATGTCGGGTACCAGTCTCGACGGCATAGACGCGGCATTGGTCGACTTTGCTACCCACCCTCCGCGCCTGATCTCATCCCGTTACGAACCGTATAGCGACGAACTGCGCGACGAACTGACCTCAACCTGCTTTACCGAGCACATCAGCGTCCGGCAAATCGGAGAACTCGACGCCCGCCTGGGACTATTGTTTGGCGCCTGCGCCAATCGATTGCGAGAGGATTCAGGGGTGGCAGCCGCAGAGATCAACGGTATAGGCAGTCACGGCCAGACTATCTATCATGCCCCGGACCTGACGCATGCCTTCAGTTGGCAAATCGGCGATCCCAACAGGATCGCCGAAGCAACAGGCATCACCGTAGTAGCCGATTTCCGACGCCGGGACATGGCTGCAGGCGGACAAGGCGCTCCGCTGGTTCCTGCATTCCATCAAGCGGTGTTCCAGCATGAAAGCGAATACCGGGCGATACTGAATATCGGCGGCATCGCCAACCTGACATTACTGCCGCCGGCAAACGGCCGGACACCGGTACTCGGTTTCGACTCGGGTCCCGGTAATACCCTGATGGATCGCTGGATACGGCTCCATCAGGGATTACGGCTGGATGAACAAGGAAACTGGGCGCGTAGCGGGCAGTGCCGGCCGGATCTGTTGACGCACATGTTGGACGACGACTATTTCAAACGCCCCTCCCCCAAAAGCACCGGACAGGAGTACTTTTCCATGGACTGGCTGTTCCGTCATCTGCAAGGCCTGACGCTTCCCGCGGAAGACGTGCAGGCGACGCTGTGTCAACTGACGGTCAGAACGATCCTCGACGCTGCAGATAAAACAGCTCCCGGACTGAAAGCTCTACTGGTATGCGGCGGCGGCGGCCGCAACCGCCGCTTGATGGAACTGCTGCAGGAGCAGGCTGACTATCCAGTCCTTAGTACCGAAGCCTTCGGCATGTCACCGGACTGGGTAGAAGCCATGGCCTTCGCCTGGATGGCGCACCGGACACTGAACCGGCGCCATAACAACATACCGGAGGTGACCGGCGCACGCAGCAGAGTTATCATGGGCGGGATCTACCCCGCAGCATAA
- a CDS encoding oxygen-binding di-iron domain-containing protein: MRNIQVYDKPGHRFVLLNESEPGEEDGIRSNQFLIMHGDAGVLQDPDGFGVMPRVLAEMLRYLPPVQVHGIVLSHQHPDIVGGLSTWMEVTRCPINVSAIWMRFLPHYGFKEMSRFVGVPDQGLPQLAVAPGFNLQILPAHFLHSEGQINVYDAASSILFSGDMGAAMLPLDKNYIYVDDFQSHVPFIAWFHRRYMGSNKAIRIWLRDLTCGTDIMQAGGYFPGEPA; this comes from the coding sequence ATGCGTAACATACAAGTGTACGATAAACCCGGGCACCGATTTGTCCTGCTCAACGAAAGCGAGCCGGGCGAGGAAGACGGCATCCGTTCCAACCAGTTTCTGATTATGCATGGAGATGCCGGGGTGCTGCAGGACCCCGATGGCTTTGGCGTGATGCCGCGCGTGCTGGCCGAAATGTTGCGCTATCTGCCACCGGTCCAGGTTCATGGCATAGTGCTGTCGCATCAGCACCCTGATATCGTGGGTGGCCTCTCCACCTGGATGGAGGTGACCCGGTGCCCGATTAATGTTTCCGCTATCTGGATGCGTTTTTTGCCGCATTACGGCTTTAAGGAAATGAGCCGTTTTGTCGGCGTTCCGGATCAAGGCTTGCCGCAGCTGGCTGTGGCCCCCGGCTTTAACCTGCAAATCCTGCCTGCTCATTTTTTGCACTCGGAAGGGCAAATCAATGTGTATGACGCGGCGTCAAGCATCCTGTTTAGCGGCGATATGGGCGCTGCAATGCTGCCGCTGGACAAGAATTACATTTATGTAGACGATTTCCAGAGTCATGTGCCGTTCATCGCCTGGTTTCATCGCCGTTATATGGGTTCCAACAAGGCCATAAGGATCTGGCTGCGCGATCTTACCTGCGGAACCGATATTATGCAGGCTGGCGGATATTTCCCGGGGGAGCCTGCATGA
- the mpl gene encoding UDP-N-acetylmuramate:L-alanyl-gamma-D-glutamyl-meso-diaminopimelate ligase yields the protein MHIHIVGICGTFMGGLALIAREMGHKVTGSDHNIYPPMSTQLEEQGIGLFAEYAAANLDLKPDIVIIGNALSRGNVEVEAVLNRGLAYTSGARWLYEAVLKDRWVLAVSGTHGKTTTTSMLAWILEKNNTRPGFLIGGIPTNFGISARLGRTPFFVIEADEYDTAFFDKRSKFLHYRPRTLVINNLEYDHADIFPDLASIQRQFHHLVRMVPGNGSIVVPDCEEAIDDMLRMGCWTEIEKTAIATPVKDNGSAWTVRLNSADGSDFDVLRHGRFEGRVCWELTGRHNVMNAISAIAAASHAAIGVADSVAALCGFSGVKRRMEVRAQVAGVTLYDDFAHHPTAIATTLQGLRAKVGGHERIIVVLEPRSNTMRLGIHEKTLANSLASADYAIIYQPDNLGWNVAGLAEQAPNICVMDSIDGIVVHLAGEACRAGDHLVFMSNGGFAGIHGRVEAALRR from the coding sequence ATGCATATACACATAGTCGGCATTTGTGGAACCTTCATGGGCGGGCTTGCGCTGATTGCGCGCGAAATGGGACATAAGGTCACCGGCTCCGATCATAACATTTACCCCCCAATGAGCACTCAACTGGAAGAGCAGGGTATCGGACTGTTTGCCGAGTATGCCGCTGCCAATCTGGATTTGAAGCCCGATATCGTTATTATCGGCAATGCGTTGTCGCGCGGCAACGTAGAGGTCGAGGCGGTGCTGAATCGGGGGTTGGCTTACACCTCGGGAGCCCGCTGGCTGTATGAGGCAGTGCTGAAGGATCGTTGGGTATTGGCTGTTTCAGGTACGCATGGCAAGACCACGACTACCAGTATGCTGGCGTGGATACTGGAAAAAAACAATACCAGGCCCGGCTTCCTGATCGGCGGGATACCGACGAATTTCGGCATTTCCGCCCGGCTGGGAAGAACGCCTTTTTTTGTTATAGAAGCCGACGAATACGATACCGCTTTTTTCGACAAGCGTTCCAAGTTTTTACATTACCGCCCCAGAACACTGGTTATCAATAATCTCGAATACGATCACGCCGATATTTTCCCTGATTTGGCCTCCATACAAAGGCAGTTTCATCATCTGGTGCGCATGGTGCCGGGCAATGGGTCGATTGTTGTGCCTGATTGTGAAGAAGCGATAGATGATATGTTGCGGATGGGGTGTTGGACCGAGATTGAGAAAACCGCTATCGCAACGCCTGTAAAGGATAATGGCTCGGCATGGACTGTTCGTCTTAATTCAGCCGACGGCAGCGATTTCGATGTGCTGCGCCATGGCCGCTTCGAGGGGCGAGTATGCTGGGAGTTGACAGGGCGGCATAACGTGATGAACGCCATTTCCGCCATTGCTGCCGCCAGTCATGCCGCGATTGGGGTTGCCGATTCCGTAGCCGCGCTATGCGGGTTCTCCGGAGTCAAACGGCGCATGGAGGTGCGCGCGCAAGTAGCGGGCGTTACCCTTTATGACGATTTTGCGCATCACCCCACAGCTATCGCGACGACGCTGCAGGGACTGCGCGCCAAAGTCGGCGGGCATGAACGTATCATCGTCGTGCTTGAGCCGCGCTCCAATACCATGCGTCTCGGCATACATGAAAAAACCCTGGCCAACTCGCTGGCAAGCGCCGATTACGCAATTATTTACCAGCCGGACAATCTGGGCTGGAATGTCGCAGGGCTGGCCGAACAGGCTCCCAATATTTGCGTCATGGACAGTATAGACGGCATAGTCGTCCATCTTGCCGGAGAGGCGTGCCGAGCGGGCGACCATCTGGTATTCATGAGCAATGGCGGTTTTGCCGGCATACACGGAAGGGTCGAGGCTGCTTTGCGGCGATGA
- a CDS encoding helix-turn-helix transcriptional regulator: MSSWHEHIGDLYHSVLDNALWTQVFGRIMDEAGAGQCLLLCPFIELSADTSGTIDCQAYKGRCPFYEDYLQRHDDPWAHEALIERRRLTSTYYFEFRERSEIKEKQHAILFESGAPGDPPYAHDIDCGIREERFIREMLPHLRCALRIRWQMLEHHHARSLREEALDCVPQAMALLNVSGHVLFANRRAESIFQEETGPIVVNNRLTALDAPGAKRLRDALFLAARGISNNVNLGNPLRQQRWVVSLNPLHISGSSQAAITRILALIANLERVPSEGMLLFAKLYGLTPTETCVLRQLLGRQNTRDIATSLNISIKTLRTHLGNLFAKTSTTSQRELVQFFLAHPSV; this comes from the coding sequence ATGTCCAGTTGGCATGAGCATATCGGAGACCTCTACCATAGCGTTCTGGATAATGCGCTATGGACGCAGGTTTTCGGTCGAATTATGGATGAGGCGGGTGCCGGTCAATGCTTGCTGCTCTGCCCGTTTATCGAACTATCGGCGGATACGTCCGGTACGATAGATTGTCAGGCCTATAAAGGCCGTTGTCCGTTTTACGAAGACTACCTTCAGCGGCACGATGATCCCTGGGCGCATGAAGCGTTGATTGAGAGGCGCCGCTTAACCAGCACATATTATTTTGAATTTCGGGAACGTAGCGAAATAAAAGAGAAACAGCACGCCATCCTGTTCGAAAGCGGTGCTCCGGGCGATCCGCCCTATGCCCACGACATCGACTGCGGCATCCGGGAAGAACGGTTTATCCGCGAGATGCTGCCGCATTTGCGATGCGCTTTGCGTATCCGTTGGCAAATGCTCGAGCACCATCATGCGCGCAGTTTGCGCGAAGAAGCCCTGGACTGTGTACCCCAGGCTATGGCGTTGCTGAATGTAAGCGGGCATGTGCTGTTTGCCAACCGGCGCGCCGAGTCCATTTTTCAGGAAGAGACCGGCCCCATCGTTGTCAACAACCGTTTGACCGCGCTCGACGCTCCTGGCGCCAAGCGACTCAGGGATGCTTTATTTCTGGCTGCCAGAGGCATCAGTAATAATGTCAATCTGGGTAATCCGCTCAGGCAACAACGCTGGGTCGTCTCGCTCAATCCGCTGCATATCTCAGGCTCTAGCCAGGCGGCTATAACCCGCATCCTGGCTCTGATCGCCAATCTCGAACGAGTACCCAGCGAAGGTATGCTTCTTTTCGCTAAACTGTACGGATTGACGCCCACGGAGACTTGCGTTTTACGACAGCTGCTGGGGCGGCAAAATACTCGGGATATTGCAACAAGCCTCAACATCAGCATTAAAACCCTGCGCACTCACCTTGGCAATCTCTTCGCTAAAACCTCCACAACCAGCCAGCGTGAGCTGGTGCAGTTTTTCCTGGCTCATCCTTCAGTGTAA
- a CDS encoding dienelactone hydrolase family protein yields MIIKDNEFVDLQTPTGAMRTHIFRPAAPGKYPGVLMFSEIFQITGPIRRTAAMLAGHGFVVACPEIYHELEPLGSVLAYDEEGTTRGNAHKTAKPVSAYDSDARAVLDYLKTLDYCTGRLGAMGICVGGHLAFRAAMNPDVLATTCFYATDIHKKSLGLGMNDNSLDRVGEIKGELLHIWGRQDPHIPLEGRNLLKARLEEVGARFTWHEVNGQHAFMRDEGPRYDPALALQCWTLLLELFHRRLGYGDLSTQAEATPVESRH; encoded by the coding sequence ATGATTATCAAAGATAACGAGTTTGTCGATCTCCAAACACCGACAGGCGCTATGCGCACCCATATTTTTCGTCCTGCAGCGCCTGGAAAATATCCCGGCGTTTTGATGTTTTCGGAAATTTTTCAGATCACCGGGCCGATTCGCCGCACTGCGGCAATGCTGGCCGGGCATGGCTTCGTTGTCGCTTGCCCCGAGATTTATCATGAACTCGAACCTCTGGGTTCCGTGCTCGCTTACGACGAAGAAGGCACCACCCGGGGAAATGCGCACAAGACGGCCAAGCCGGTGTCGGCCTACGATAGCGACGCTCGCGCCGTACTCGATTACCTCAAAACCCTGGACTATTGCACCGGCCGCCTGGGAGCAATGGGTATATGCGTCGGTGGTCATTTGGCTTTTCGCGCTGCGATGAACCCGGACGTGTTGGCGACGACCTGTTTTTATGCAACGGATATCCATAAAAAAAGTCTGGGACTGGGCATGAACGATAATTCGCTGGATCGGGTAGGCGAAATTAAAGGCGAGTTGCTGCACATCTGGGGACGCCAGGATCCGCATATTCCTCTCGAAGGCAGGAACCTGCTGAAGGCCCGGCTCGAAGAAGTAGGTGCAAGATTTACCTGGCATGAGGTCAACGGTCAGCACGCATTTATGCGTGACGAAGGCCCACGCTACGATCCGGCGCTGGCGCTGCAATGCTGGACGCTGTTGCTGGAGCTTTTTCACAGAAGGCTGGGTTACGGTGACCTCAGTACTCAAGCCGAAGCTACGCCGGTAGAGAGCAGGCACTGA
- a CDS encoding bifunctional 4-hydroxy-2-oxoglutarate aldolase/2-dehydro-3-deoxy-phosphogluconate aldolase, protein MNLKEIIDATSVMPVMVVERVEDAVPLARALVDGGIRVLEITLRTAAGLDAVRAIRQAVPDAIVGVGTIATPEQLQASINAGAQFGVSPGSTPTLLKAIAASGLPFFPGVATMSEVMQALESGFTVQKFFPAVAAGGTKMLDSFRGPFPQVQFCPTGGINAQNAADFFKLPNVVCIGGSWLTPKELVSAGSWAEITQLAREASALKP, encoded by the coding sequence ATGAACTTAAAAGAAATTATCGATGCCACCAGCGTCATGCCGGTCATGGTGGTCGAACGCGTCGAGGATGCTGTGCCGCTGGCGCGCGCACTGGTCGACGGCGGCATTCGCGTATTGGAAATCACCTTGCGTACTGCTGCCGGTCTGGACGCCGTGCGCGCGATCAGACAAGCGGTGCCGGACGCCATCGTCGGCGTCGGCACCATCGCCACGCCGGAACAGCTGCAAGCATCCATAAACGCAGGAGCACAGTTCGGCGTTTCCCCTGGCAGTACGCCTACGCTGCTGAAGGCAATCGCCGCCAGCGGACTGCCGTTTTTCCCCGGTGTCGCCACCATGTCCGAAGTCATGCAGGCGCTGGAGTCAGGTTTCACGGTACAAAAGTTTTTCCCTGCAGTTGCGGCAGGAGGAACCAAAATGCTGGATTCGTTCAGAGGCCCGTTCCCACAAGTGCAATTTTGCCCGACCGGCGGCATCAACGCGCAGAACGCGGCGGATTTCTTCAAACTGCCCAATGTCGTTTGCATAGGCGGTTCCTGGCTCACGCCGAAGGAACTGGTCAGCGCCGGTTCGTGGGCTGAAATCACGCAGCTGGCGCGTGAAGCAAGCGCGCTGAAACCCTGA
- the zwf gene encoding glucose-6-phosphate dehydrogenase: MSQPSFPHSFNIVFFGGSGDLVTRKLLPSLYQCHKNNLLVGQGGIHCLGLEDYSQTEFVNFAREKARQFISGGEWDDAVWASFSRWLAYDRLDATQPEGYGVLQERLSRTLAEVNVFYLSTASFLFAPICENLARAGLIGANARVVLEKPMGHDLASSNAIAEAVSRYFLENQIYRIDHYLGKESVQNLIALRFGNTLFEPLWRREWIRNVQITIAEEVGIGTRSGFYDQAGALRDMVQNHLLQLLCFVAMEPPSSLKSSAVRDEKLKVLESLVEFSREDVYAKTVRGQYRPGISGGQPVGGYLEENDIPADSKTETFVAIKAEIANWRWAGVPFYLRTGKRMPERLAEIVINFRDVPHPIFPMTNGNTAHARLEIRLQPDEYIRLYFNAKPPGDTMELQQVYLDLNFAEKFKIRRPEGGYERLLLDVIRGNQALFVRQDEQEQAWRWVEPILNTWAADSTGPKTYTAGTWGPSAASALLSKDGFCWHEEE, from the coding sequence TTGAGTCAACCATCATTTCCACATTCGTTTAATATCGTTTTTTTCGGCGGTTCAGGTGATCTGGTCACGCGTAAGTTGTTGCCATCGCTGTATCAATGTCACAAAAACAATCTGCTTGTCGGGCAGGGCGGCATCCATTGTCTGGGGCTGGAGGATTACAGTCAAACCGAGTTTGTCAACTTCGCTCGGGAAAAAGCGCGGCAGTTTATTTCTGGCGGGGAATGGGACGACGCGGTCTGGGCGTCGTTCAGCCGCTGGCTGGCTTACGACAGGCTCGATGCAACGCAGCCGGAAGGCTACGGCGTTCTGCAGGAGCGTTTATCACGCACGCTGGCGGAAGTAAACGTGTTTTACCTCTCTACGGCGTCATTCCTCTTTGCTCCGATCTGTGAAAATCTGGCTCGCGCGGGTTTGATTGGGGCTAATGCCCGTGTGGTGCTGGAAAAGCCGATGGGTCACGATCTTGCATCCAGCAATGCGATAGCCGAGGCGGTGAGCCGCTATTTTCTGGAAAATCAGATTTATCGCATCGATCATTACCTGGGGAAGGAATCGGTGCAGAATCTGATCGCGCTGCGTTTCGGCAACACTTTATTCGAGCCGCTGTGGCGCCGGGAATGGATACGCAACGTACAGATCACCATCGCGGAGGAAGTCGGCATCGGCACGCGCAGCGGTTTTTATGATCAGGCCGGCGCATTGCGCGACATGGTGCAGAATCATTTGCTGCAATTACTGTGTTTCGTTGCTATGGAGCCGCCTTCCAGCTTGAAATCCAGCGCGGTGCGCGATGAAAAACTAAAAGTGCTGGAGTCGCTGGTCGAGTTCAGCCGCGAGGATGTATACGCAAAGACCGTGCGCGGCCAATATCGCCCCGGCATATCGGGCGGGCAGCCGGTTGGCGGTTATCTGGAGGAAAACGATATCCCGGCAGACAGCAAAACCGAAACTTTTGTAGCCATCAAGGCCGAGATTGCAAACTGGCGCTGGGCGGGGGTTCCGTTTTACCTGCGCACCGGCAAACGCATGCCGGAGCGGCTGGCGGAAATCGTGATCAATTTCCGCGATGTGCCGCATCCTATTTTTCCGATGACCAACGGCAACACCGCGCATGCGCGGCTGGAGATCCGCCTGCAGCCAGACGAATATATCCGCCTGTATTTCAATGCAAAACCTCCTGGCGATACCATGGAGTTGCAGCAGGTCTATCTTGACCTTAATTTTGCCGAGAAATTCAAGATACGCCGCCCGGAAGGCGGTTACGAGCGTTTGTTGCTGGATGTGATACGCGGCAATCAGGCGCTGTTCGTGCGCCAGGATGAACAGGAACAGGCGTGGCGCTGGGTCGAGCCGATTTTAAATACCTGGGCAGCCGACTCCACCGGGCCCAAAACCTACACCGCGGGTACCTGGGGGCCCTCGGCGGCTTCGGCGCTGCTTTCCAAGGACGGATTTTGCTGGCATGAGGAAGAATAG